TCTTTCCTTGGGCGTTGATGACCCGATGCCAAGGAAGCTTGTGCTTTTGGGACATGGAATGAAGGATGCGAACGATTTGTCTGGCAGCTCTCGGACTCCCGGACAACGCAGCAATTTGCCCATACGTCATGACATGGCCCGCTGGAATCCCGGCAATGATTTTTAGTGCGCGCTGCGTAAATTCGGTCATGATGACTACTCCTTCTTGCTTGATCAAATCAAAAGGCTTGTGATTCCTCTCGATCACAAGCCTTTTCTTCTTTTATCAGGTTAAAACAGTCTTTCCAGCTCGTCAACCAGACTGCCGACATATGCGACAGCCTCGCGGATTGGCTGCGGATCTGCCATATCCACGCCAGCTTTTTTCATTAGCTCCAGCGGCGTTAGTGTTCCCCCGGCTTTAAGCACCTCGATCCAACGATCAACGGCAGGCTGTCCCTCTTGCTTGATGCTCGCTGCCATTGCTGTAGAAGCGGTCAAACCAGCTGCGTAAGTGTACGGATACAGCCCCATGTAATAATGCGGTTGGCGCATCCATGTAAGACTCGCGGCAGCGTCCAGATCAACGGCATCACCCCAGAAGTCTGCGAGCACTTGCCCTTTCCATTCGGAGAGCTGTTTGGCAGTCAATGGCACGTCTTTTTGCGCTGCTTCGTACACTTTTCGTTGCATTCTCGCTTCTAGCAGATGCGTGACAAAGTTGTGGTAATACGTGTTCATCAATTGCAAAATGACCCAACGCTTCAGACGAGGATCGTCGGATTGCTCCACGATGTGCTGCGCGAGCAAGAGCTCATTGAGTGTAGAAGGCGCTTCGATAAAGTACAGCGATGGACGAGAGTTCGTAAAGCTTTGCTCCCTTGTCGCCAGCATAAAATGTCCGCAATGCCCCAGCTCATGAGCCAGCGTGAAAGCACTACGCATATTTCCTGACCACGTAATGAGAATGTAAGAGTGCTTGCTGTATGTCGTTGAGCAGAAAGCACCTGTCGATTTGCCCACGTTGTCTACATAGTCGATCCAGCGTTCATTCAGTGCTTTTTCCATAATCGCTGTGTACTCTGGTCCCATCACTTGCAAGGATGCCAATATCTTTTGCCCAGCTTCTTCAATCGTAATCGGCGGGCTGAATTCTGGATCAAGCGGTGCCTTCAAATCGCAAAAGGCAAGTTTTTCGAGGCCGAGCTCTTTTGCTTTGAGCTTCGCATAGCGTCGCATGTGCGGAGCGAGTTCATTCCCGATGATATCCAGGATGTTGTGGTACATATCCAGTGTAACTTGCTGTGGCTTAAGCAGCATGTCCGTTACGGTCTCATAGCCACGCAGACGAGACATGACGGTTTGTTTTTTCACCTCTGTCGCGTATACCGCAGCGAAGGAGTTTTGGTATGAAGCGAGTGTCTTCGAGAAAGATTCGTACGAAGCACGGCGCAGCGCTGTATCGGACGACATTTCATAATCGGTCTCAAATAGCGCGAAGGATACTGGACGTTCATTTCCCTCGCCATCATGGACGGGTGCAAATGACATGTCCGAAAGCTTTCCGCGTGCATATATGTTGTATGGTGCCGAGAAAACCTCGCCCATCGCCGCAAACGCTTCTTCCGTCTCGGCAGACAGTCGGTACGGCTTTGTTTCCAGCAAATCATTCAAGCTTTTGCGGAAAATTTCGAGTCCTGGTTCTACCTTCAAGAAGCTCTCGATTTTTCCTTCAGGCAAAGCCAAAATCTCGGAAGGTATAAAAGAAAGCGCAGCGTTCAGCTGGGACAATACATCCCCTACCCGTGCAGAGTTCGCTTGGTTTTGTGGATTCGTCCCGTCTTCAGACGACCGCAGTCTGGCATACGTCGCTGCGATATTCGCCCGAACATTGATCGCCTCGTTTGCCTCCAAACATGCCAACAACGTCTCTCCACTCGTATGCAGCTGACCTTTGAATGCAGTGACGACAGGCAGATGCTGTATAATTTCTACTAATTCTTGCTCCCACGCTTCCTGGCTCTCAAACAGATCGTTCAGGTTCCACGTATAATCGACAGCGACTTGATCACGTGTCTGTCTTGTCTTCACTCTGACTGCCTCCTTTAGTTCGGTCAATAAAATATTTTTTATGTAATAAAATTGCCTTTTCATTTGAATTTTCCTACAATTAACCAAAATAAACAAGTGGATAACTTGCTCGAATTAGGCCGTAATCTGTCTTTTTCTGCGCTTTCCTAGGAAATTCTTTCAAATCATAAGCAGGTGATTTCGGAGGGGAAGGTAAAATAGATAGAGTGCAAGTAAGCCTTTTGTTCTTAAAAGGAGGAAATGAACCATGTCTTTTGAGTCCTTGTTTGACCGTTACGCTGATCTCGCTGTAAAAGTCGGCGTGAACGTACAACCTATGCAAACGTTAGTAGTAACAGCTCCGCTATCTACTGCTCCTTTTGTGAGAAAGGTAGCCAAAAAAGCGTATGAAGCGGGTGCCAAGCACGTACATATTGAGTGGACCGACGATGAACTCACACGGATGAAATATGATTTGGCTCCTGAAGAAGCGTTTCGTGAATACCCGCAATGGAAGGTACAGGGATTAGAGGAAATGGCGGAAAATGGCGCGGCATTTCTTTACATTTCTGCAGCGAATCCCGATTTGCTGAAGGGTGTAAGTCTTGACCGCATTTCTACTGCCAACAAAACAGCTGGTCAAGCTCTCCATAAATTCCGCAGCTATACCATGTCCGATAAAGTGAGCTGGTGCGTGCTTGCAGTTCCATCACCTGCATGGGCCGCTATGGTCTTCCCGCATTTGCCACAAGAGGAACAGGAGCTTGCCCTGTGGGATGCGATCTTCCGCGCCACTCGCGCAGATATGGATGACCCTGTCCAAGCTTGGCATGACCATCATGCGACACTGAACAGCAAGGTGGATCAGCTCAATGCCAAACAGTACCGCTACCTTCATTACGAAGCTCCTGGTACCAGCCTGACGATTGAGCTTCCTTCCAATCACATTTGGATTGGCGGCGGAAGCGTAAATAAAGACGGTGCCTCCTTCATGGCCAATATGCCGACAGAAGAAGTATTCACCGCGCCATTAAAAGAAGGCGTCAACGGAACCGTTCGCAGCACCAAGCCTTTGAGCTATCATGGGAATTTGATCGAGAATTTTACGCTGACTTTTGAAAAAGGAAGAATTGTCTCGGCAACTGCTGAAAAGGGAGAAGAATCCCTAAAGCAATTAATTGAAACAGATGAAGGCTCGCATTATTTGGGGGAAGTGGCATTGGTTCCTCATCTGTCCCCTATCTCACAATCAGATATCATTTTCTATAACACCCTCTTTGATGAGAATGCGTCCAACCACTTGGCGATCGGTAACGCTTATAGTGTGAATATTGAAGGTGGCGCTGACATGAGCAATGAAGAACTAGCTAGCCGCGGTATCAATATCAGCCTCACTCACGTCGATTTCATGATTGGTTCCGCCGAGATGAACATTGATGGAGAAACAGCTGACGGCAAGCGTGAACCACTCTTCCGCAACGGAAATTGGGCTTGAATCTAACGTGAGAAAGGCATAGCGAGAGGCTGGATTTGTGTCATCACCATGACAAATCCAGCCTCTTTTTTTCTCGGATACAACGGATTTTCGCGGAGCGCTTTCATGAAGGGGAAATAATCGGATACAAGTGTCCCTGCATGGCAAAGGACGCTTTCCCTGTTTCCTCAGAGACCACAACGATCAGCGCATCGCTTTTCTCACTCAAGCCCAAAGCAGCACGATGTCTGGTTCCCAGTTTTTTTTCCCCGACCACAACCTGTGACAATGGCAGTACATTGGCTGCGGAAACGATATGATTTTCCCGAATCAGGACGGCCCCATCATGCAAAGGGCTGCCAGGATAAAAGATCGATTCCAGCAAGGAATGGCTCATCGTGGCCCCAATCGGTATGCCTGCTTGCAACAGCAGATCAAGCGGGTCCTCACGCTCAACGACAATCAATGCTCCTTGGCGCCTTTTGGCCAAGTGCTGCACAGCCTTGGATAAATCCAGATATTTTTCCGTATAGGGTGAGAGATAGCATTGTAAATAAAAGGAGGCTGCTACTGTTTCGAGTCGGCTAAACTTCGTCCGTATTTGATCAAACGTCCCGAGCACACATTCGTTTTCATCTTTTAACGCATGTATGCTCTCATCCAACGTAACGGATATTCCCCTCAGCTCTTGCAGCAATTCAGCCTTCAGCGATGATGTATCACAATTAACTTCCAGCATATGAACCCCTCAATTTCAATTTCTCTTCACGCTTCGTTCTTTGTTTGATTGTTCCCCTCCCAATAGGAAATCATTCTATTTCCTAGATGATAATTCCACTGCAAACCGGACATAGTAAAACACAAATGATCAACAGCTTATGGAGCGAAACCGACATGATAACGGAATGGAATGAGTTTCTTTCCATCGCACAAGACTCGAATGATTTTAAGTATTATCCCCTGCTGAACGAGGAATGTCCTTTTATTATTTCGTACTATCAAACCTTAATAAAAACAGAGCTACTGCAAAAAAATCTCTTGCGCCCCCTTCAAGAACGTATGGATGCAAATGAATGGATCACGGACCTGCGCCACTTTTCCCGCTTTATCTATGTGGAGGATATTGTTTATACAGACGACATACAGACAGTCGTCTCCAAAATCATGACGGGTTACGCTGCCATCCAATCGAAAGACAATCTACAGTTCTTCGCCCTCATCAATCTGTCCAATCCGACCGAAGGACTGCGAACTGACAATGACACGGAAAACGAGTTTAGTGTCGTTGGACCAAAGGTAGGCTTTGTTGAAAACATTGATATCAACCTGCATCTCATCCGTCAACAAATCAGCACACCCAAATTAATCATTCGAGAGTTAACCTTAGGGACGCTCTCTCATACGCGCATCGCCGTTGTCTATTTGTCTGGTATTACGAATCCTCAGCACATTGAAACCGTTGAGCAAAGACTACAGACGATCGACTTCGATATTATTTTTGATTCATCACAGCTCGATCAAATCATGAGTGATAATTCGAATACTCCTTTCCCATTGTTTCTGTCTACAGAAAGGATTGACCGGGTCATCTATGCGTTAACTCTCGGACAAATCGTGATTATTTCCGATGCATCTCCGTATGTCATTACAGGTCCAACTACTATTTTTGATTTCTTCATTTCTCCCGAGGATTATTATTTACCGTGGATCTTATCGTCCCTGTTTCGGTTGATTCGCATTTTTGGTGTTCTTTTTTCTATTTTGATGACACCTGCCTATACGGCGGTTCTCACTTTCCATTTGGAAATGATTCCACAAGACATGCTTGCTCCGATTATTTTATCGAGGAAATACGTCCCGTTTCCCCCCGTTTTAGAGGTGCTTTTCTTGGAGCTGACGATCGAGTTCTTGCGAGAAGCAGGTGCCCGGCTC
This genomic stretch from Brevibacillus sp. DP1.3A harbors:
- a CDS encoding spore germination protein, whose protein sequence is MITEWNEFLSIAQDSNDFKYYPLLNEECPFIISYYQTLIKTELLQKNLLRPLQERMDANEWITDLRHFSRFIYVEDIVYTDDIQTVVSKIMTGYAAIQSKDNLQFFALINLSNPTEGLRTDNDTENEFSVVGPKVGFVENIDINLHLIRQQISTPKLIIRELTLGTLSHTRIAVVYLSGITNPQHIETVEQRLQTIDFDIIFDSSQLDQIMSDNSNTPFPLFLSTERIDRVIYALTLGQIVIISDASPYVITGPTTIFDFFISPEDYYLPWILSSLFRLIRIFGVLFSILMTPAYTAVLTFHLEMIPQDMLAPIILSRKYVPFPPVLEVLFLELTIEFLREAGARLPTKVGQTLGIVGGIVIGQASVEAALTSNILLIIVALSALASFTTPIYKMSNTIRFLRFPLIILSGIWGGLGIAIGLMFMLTHLLQLKSLGTPYLAPLFPFRRRSFADSFIRSSYSRTARRSAVMRVISQWRYDPDKATQKRDIDE
- a CDS encoding MGMT family protein, giving the protein MTEFTQRALKIIAGIPAGHVMTYGQIAALSGSPRAARQIVRILHSMSQKHKLPWHRVINAQGKIGLQDLDSFTLQKMALESEGIVVSAAGEIELECYQFHPHVVDEPVF
- a CDS encoding aminopeptidase, with translation MSFESLFDRYADLAVKVGVNVQPMQTLVVTAPLSTAPFVRKVAKKAYEAGAKHVHIEWTDDELTRMKYDLAPEEAFREYPQWKVQGLEEMAENGAAFLYISAANPDLLKGVSLDRISTANKTAGQALHKFRSYTMSDKVSWCVLAVPSPAWAAMVFPHLPQEEQELALWDAIFRATRADMDDPVQAWHDHHATLNSKVDQLNAKQYRYLHYEAPGTSLTIELPSNHIWIGGGSVNKDGASFMANMPTEEVFTAPLKEGVNGTVRSTKPLSYHGNLIENFTLTFEKGRIVSATAEKGEESLKQLIETDEGSHYLGEVALVPHLSPISQSDIIFYNTLFDENASNHLAIGNAYSVNIEGGADMSNEELASRGINISLTHVDFMIGSAEMNIDGETADGKREPLFRNGNWA
- the cdaS gene encoding sporulation-specific diadenylate cyclase CdaS; this encodes MLEVNCDTSSLKAELLQELRGISVTLDESIHALKDENECVLGTFDQIRTKFSRLETVAASFYLQCYLSPYTEKYLDLSKAVQHLAKRRQGALIVVEREDPLDLLLQAGIPIGATMSHSLLESIFYPGSPLHDGAVLIRENHIVSAANVLPLSQVVVGEKKLGTRHRAALGLSEKSDALIVVVSEETGKASFAMQGHLYPIISPS
- the pepF gene encoding oligoendopeptidase F; amino-acid sequence: MKTRQTRDQVAVDYTWNLNDLFESQEAWEQELVEIIQHLPVVTAFKGQLHTSGETLLACLEANEAINVRANIAATYARLRSSEDGTNPQNQANSARVGDVLSQLNAALSFIPSEILALPEGKIESFLKVEPGLEIFRKSLNDLLETKPYRLSAETEEAFAAMGEVFSAPYNIYARGKLSDMSFAPVHDGEGNERPVSFALFETDYEMSSDTALRRASYESFSKTLASYQNSFAAVYATEVKKQTVMSRLRGYETVTDMLLKPQQVTLDMYHNILDIIGNELAPHMRRYAKLKAKELGLEKLAFCDLKAPLDPEFSPPITIEEAGQKILASLQVMGPEYTAIMEKALNERWIDYVDNVGKSTGAFCSTTYSKHSYILITWSGNMRSAFTLAHELGHCGHFMLATREQSFTNSRPSLYFIEAPSTLNELLLAQHIVEQSDDPRLKRWVILQLMNTYYHNFVTHLLEARMQRKVYEAAQKDVPLTAKQLSEWKGQVLADFWGDAVDLDAAASLTWMRQPHYYMGLYPYTYAAGLTASTAMAASIKQEGQPAVDRWIEVLKAGGTLTPLELMKKAGVDMADPQPIREAVAYVGSLVDELERLF